A window of the Fibrobacter sp. UWH6 genome harbors these coding sequences:
- a CDS encoding glycoside hydrolase family 5 protein — translation MKKSVLGAALVAAFGFAQAEPLPTATEIFEKMGLGINIGNTMEVPVNPTWWGNKFPTEAYIDTVKAAGFNTIRIPCAWYSHSNAMSRDSSTTDIVPGGSANEIASSWMDSVQTVVDYCMRAGLVTILNIHWDSGWLEEKLNDADKEKVNERQKDFWTQIATRFRNYNENLLFASANEPATTDGNYQHETEILMDYHQTFVNAVRATGGNNASRTLIIQGPSTSIDRSVEVYPANKMPKDVIDGRLMFEVHYYDPSPYTIVDEPVNWGATVEPQYYWGEENYATGADIVHNCGYNPWGGAMGTPCSADDAMKAFKKMKENYVDKGIPVIIGEYGANDRVNILEGDDYARHRKGRIGWYTAVATAALENKVVPIAWDTGHEGKNNMTIIQRQSVDAAVFDVEILNALRKVYGMGDYVNTGITHVDDFTSENTNKIRTKPITNIKAPTGDNRIFDMNGNLVRGKLRPGSYISKQGGTTTRFNVK, via the coding sequence ATGAAAAAGAGTGTATTGGGAGCAGCTCTTGTAGCAGCGTTTGGTTTTGCCCAGGCAGAACCGCTTCCTACCGCCACGGAAATTTTTGAAAAGATGGGTTTGGGAATCAACATCGGCAACACCATGGAAGTGCCGGTAAATCCCACCTGGTGGGGAAACAAGTTCCCTACAGAAGCTTATATCGACACAGTAAAAGCCGCCGGCTTCAACACCATCCGCATTCCTTGCGCCTGGTATAGCCATTCCAACGCCATGAGTCGCGACTCCAGCACAACAGATATTGTCCCCGGAGGCAGCGCCAATGAAATTGCTTCTAGCTGGATGGATTCCGTACAGACCGTTGTCGATTACTGCATGCGTGCAGGCCTCGTGACCATCTTGAACATCCATTGGGATAGCGGCTGGTTAGAAGAAAAACTGAACGACGCCGATAAAGAAAAGGTTAACGAACGTCAGAAAGATTTCTGGACACAGATCGCCACCCGCTTTAGGAATTATAACGAAAATCTGCTTTTTGCCAGCGCGAACGAGCCCGCTACGACCGACGGCAACTACCAACATGAAACAGAAATCCTGATGGATTACCATCAGACGTTCGTAAATGCAGTTCGTGCAACAGGTGGAAATAACGCAAGCCGTACCTTGATTATTCAAGGACCTTCCACTAGCATCGACCGTTCCGTAGAAGTCTACCCGGCAAACAAGATGCCTAAGGATGTAATCGATGGTCGACTCATGTTCGAAGTGCATTACTATGATCCGTCACCGTACACCATTGTAGACGAGCCAGTAAACTGGGGCGCCACTGTGGAACCGCAATATTACTGGGGCGAAGAAAATTACGCCACCGGCGCAGACATCGTTCATAACTGCGGTTACAACCCCTGGGGTGGCGCTATGGGAACCCCCTGCAGCGCCGACGATGCCATGAAGGCCTTCAAGAAGATGAAGGAAAACTACGTGGACAAGGGAATCCCCGTAATTATCGGGGAATACGGCGCCAATGACCGCGTGAATATTCTTGAAGGTGATGACTATGCAAGGCACCGTAAGGGACGTATCGGCTGGTACACCGCCGTAGCCACGGCCGCTCTAGAAAACAAGGTTGTTCCCATCGCCTGGGATACCGGCCACGAAGGCAAGAATAACATGACCATCATTCAGCGTCAATCAGTTGACGCAGCGGTCTTCGATGTCGAGATACTGAACGCCTTGCGAAAGGTCTACGGCATGGGAGATTACGTGAACACAGGCATCACCCACGTCGATGACTTCACCAGCGAGAATACAAACAAGATTCGCACGAAGCCCATTACCAACATCAAGGCACCTACAGGCGACAACCGTATTTTTGACATGAACGGAAACCTGGTTCGCGGCAAATTGCGTCCCGGCTCCTACATATCAAAACAGGGCGGTACAACCACCCGCTTTAACGTAAAATAG
- a CDS encoding N-acetyltransferase, whose translation MEFRLAKKEELKECIRVCSEAFMPYEFSNIYRPKCEKRYRRFTWAIHRTAVNIYFKRKMLFVGVEGDRIVCCACMDAPWHKTMTLGEYLKNGALRAAFSGGMFNLLGYASMMDRLERHCKSIKEPHWHLSNFAVAPECQRMGYGSRMLQEGIFSYIAKNGGGDLYLVTNSQNNAKFYSRNRFREIVYEDLLLNKKHLGNWTFRAKILAV comes from the coding sequence ATGGAGTTCCGTTTAGCGAAAAAAGAAGAACTAAAGGAATGTATTAGGGTGTGCTCCGAGGCTTTTATGCCTTACGAGTTCAGCAATATTTACCGCCCCAAGTGCGAAAAACGCTACCGCAGGTTTACCTGGGCCATTCATCGTACGGCGGTGAACATCTATTTCAAGCGAAAAATGCTGTTTGTGGGCGTCGAGGGCGATCGTATCGTCTGTTGTGCCTGCATGGACGCTCCTTGGCACAAGACCATGACTTTGGGGGAATACCTGAAGAACGGGGCGCTCCGGGCGGCATTTTCCGGAGGAATGTTTAACCTGCTGGGTTATGCCAGTATGATGGACCGCCTGGAACGTCATTGCAAAAGCATCAAGGAACCACACTGGCACCTGAGCAATTTCGCCGTGGCGCCTGAATGCCAGCGAATGGGCTACGGATCCCGCATGCTGCAAGAAGGCATTTTCTCTTACATTGCCAAAAATGGTGGCGGCGACCTTTACCTGGTTACCAATTCCCAGAACAATGCCAAATTCTATTCACGGAACCGTTTTAGGGAAATCGTCTACGAGGATTTGCTCCTGAACAAGAAGCATCTTGGAAACTGGACTTTCAGAGCGAAAATTTTGGCGGTTTAA